In a single window of the Bacillus mycoides genome:
- a CDS encoding ring-cleaving dioxygenase — translation MNQLKGIHHVTAITSSAEKNYEFFTHVLGMRLVKKTVNQDDIQTYHLFFADDKGSAGTDMTFFDFPGVPKGVHGTNEISKTSFRVPTDAALEYWVKRFDRLEVEHTGIKEQFGKKTLSFADFDDQHYQLISDEFDKGVESGTPWQDGPVPLEYAITGLGPVFIRIANFSYFKEVLEKVLLFKEIAQEGEFYLFEVNEGGNGASVIVEHNTVLPEAQQGFGTVHHAAFRVEDRAVLEEWIERLSRVGLPSSGYVNRHFFESLYARVAPQILFEFATDGPGFMGDEPYETLGEKLSLPPFLEPKREEIEKLVRPIDTVRSTKEFIKE, via the coding sequence ATGAACCAATTAAAAGGAATACACCACGTTACAGCGATTACAAGTAGTGCAGAAAAGAACTATGAATTTTTCACTCACGTTTTAGGAATGCGTTTAGTTAAAAAAACAGTAAACCAAGATGATATTCAAACGTATCATTTATTCTTTGCAGATGATAAAGGTAGTGCAGGAACAGATATGACATTCTTTGACTTCCCAGGTGTTCCAAAAGGAGTACACGGTACAAATGAAATTTCAAAAACTTCATTCCGCGTTCCGACTGACGCAGCACTAGAGTATTGGGTGAAACGTTTTGACCGTCTTGAAGTAGAACATACAGGAATTAAAGAGCAATTTGGTAAGAAAACTCTTTCTTTCGCTGATTTTGATGATCAACACTATCAATTAATCTCAGATGAATTTGATAAAGGGGTGGAATCAGGTACACCTTGGCAAGACGGGCCAGTTCCATTAGAATATGCAATTACTGGCTTAGGACCTGTATTTATCCGTATCGCGAATTTCAGTTATTTCAAAGAAGTACTAGAAAAAGTTCTATTATTTAAAGAGATTGCTCAAGAAGGAGAATTCTACTTGTTTGAAGTAAACGAAGGTGGAAATGGTGCCTCAGTCATTGTAGAACATAATACAGTTCTTCCAGAAGCGCAACAAGGTTTTGGTACAGTGCATCATGCAGCATTCCGTGTAGAGGATCGCGCTGTATTAGAAGAGTGGATTGAGCGACTAAGTCGAGTTGGACTCCCTTCATCTGGTTATGTAAATCGTCACTTCTTTGAGTCATTATATGCAAGAGTTGCGCCGCAAATTTTATTCGAGTTTGCAACAGATGGCCCTGGTTTTATGGGAGATGAGCCTTATGAAACGCTTGGAGAGAAATTATCTTTACCTCCGTTCTTAGAGCCAAAGCGTGAAGAAATCGAAAAATTAGTTCGTCCGATTGATACAGTGAGAAGTACTAAGGAATTTATTAAAGAGTAA
- a CDS encoding Phr family secreted Rap phosphatase inhibitor — translation MKKVGVIAKGLIFAGVLSFGFNFSTTTQQAVNIGDGGAPARPDYVSIGDGGGAPANFNKGDGGAPADNRGDGGGVSQL, via the coding sequence ATGAAAAAAGTAGGCGTAATAGCAAAAGGGTTAATTTTTGCAGGGGTTCTTTCATTTGGATTTAATTTTTCTACTACTACACAGCAAGCAGTTAATATTGGTGACGGAGGAGCACCAGCAAGACCAGACTATGTAAGTATTGGGGACGGTGGAGGAGCGCCAGCCAACTTCAATAAAGGCGATGGCGGAGCACCCGCAGATAATAGAGGCGACGGCGGCGGAGTAAGCCAACTATAA
- a CDS encoding YflJ family protein, translating to MYFGSKGWYVKELKKLGIRTYEGKKLESYRTHILSSLLERIKKASA from the coding sequence ATGTATTTCGGAAGCAAAGGTTGGTATGTAAAAGAACTTAAAAAATTAGGGATTCGTACTTACGAAGGTAAAAAACTAGAATCTTATCGTACACATATTTTATCTAGTTTACTTGAGAGAATTAAGAAAGCTTCGGCTTAA
- a CDS encoding ATP-binding protein → MRIEKLHIYGYGKLENVEMDLSMLTVLYGENEAGKSTIRSFMKSILFGFPTRGQRRYEPKEGGKYGGAMTVQTEKYGRLKIERLPKTAVGAVTVYFEGGKTGGEDILNDILSGVNESLFDSVFSFDMHGLQNIHQLGEADIGNYLFSASAVGSDALLQLDKKLEKEMNQRFKPSGRNPEINVSLQEMKKIEEKMKEWQGKIGTYEKQVEQLKESEEKLASVRAEKESAERRKQDYEILVALEPLVIEKSTHEKVLENENGQFPVNGMARYEAVKAKIEPLQVQVDSLQKKIETVQSEIDSTEIDEAFLQKESYVEELRMQHMSYENARQEMRDMTGSIANIKEEIAELQQQIGATFEQETVLSFDISLATKELIMQTVQKARELESQKAQLDERFKTAQEQLEEQEENIRQISQQMLADEEKNTLVEKEKSFQDAAFLGMGAERMKRKYEEKAGAAMQKKKQWQRICLLLLLINTLVLFTSLFIDNRVLLFISVIVFVGIVLALVLYKDPSGGLQEELLTLQQSAGGRQSEEAMSVRYQLEKDEEIRKLFERESYKLQQMERAYDKVVSSYEEWERETFQIGEQVGAYKTRYMFPEFYTYAHILPAFERIEKMQQLYRELDKQGERKSSLYEMISHFEHKLETVIGSKEYSNLHEAQSRMQNEKEKRQTCKQLKEKLAEWQEEYEFMQQQLKQLLVERDGLWHIAESTDEEMFLEAGKLAEKREDADKQVGRLLPQIDLLEQRLTSLSLAEHYEADGYDEKLKQEITAAQNCLAQEKELTERIAKHRIEIANLEEGSTYGDLLHEWEMKKAQVREQVKKWAAYVAAKTVLTKTKQYYHEVHLPRILQKSEEYFVYLTGGRYSKIFSPSEAEPFIVERNDGMRFYSHELSQATAEQLYLSLRFALAKTFEHDYPFIIDDSFVHFDAVRTNRTIELIKEIAKDRQVIFFTCHAHLLTYFTENEIIKLTRKRKENEL, encoded by the coding sequence ATGAGAATTGAAAAACTCCATATTTATGGCTATGGAAAACTAGAAAATGTGGAAATGGATCTGTCAATGCTGACGGTACTGTACGGTGAAAATGAAGCGGGGAAATCGACAATTCGCTCGTTTATGAAAAGTATTTTATTCGGTTTTCCGACGAGAGGACAGCGCCGTTATGAGCCGAAAGAAGGCGGGAAGTACGGCGGAGCGATGACTGTTCAAACAGAGAAGTACGGCCGTTTGAAAATTGAACGATTGCCAAAGACGGCAGTAGGCGCGGTGACCGTTTATTTTGAAGGCGGGAAAACTGGCGGCGAAGATATTTTAAACGATATATTAAGCGGTGTGAATGAAAGCTTATTTGATTCTGTTTTTTCATTTGATATGCATGGTCTTCAAAATATTCATCAGCTCGGCGAAGCGGATATCGGCAATTATTTATTTTCGGCCAGCGCAGTCGGAAGTGATGCGTTATTGCAGTTAGATAAAAAATTAGAAAAAGAAATGAATCAGCGCTTTAAGCCGAGTGGTCGTAATCCTGAAATTAACGTGTCACTGCAAGAGATGAAGAAAATTGAGGAAAAGATGAAAGAATGGCAAGGGAAAATTGGCACGTATGAAAAACAAGTCGAGCAGTTAAAAGAAAGTGAAGAGAAACTTGCTTCTGTTCGTGCGGAAAAAGAGTCAGCCGAAAGACGAAAGCAAGACTATGAAATATTAGTGGCGCTTGAGCCTCTTGTTATTGAAAAGAGTACGCACGAGAAAGTGTTAGAAAACGAGAACGGGCAGTTTCCTGTAAACGGAATGGCGCGCTATGAGGCGGTAAAGGCAAAGATAGAACCGCTCCAAGTACAAGTAGATTCACTTCAAAAAAAGATAGAAACAGTGCAATCAGAAATTGATTCCACAGAAATAGATGAAGCATTTTTACAAAAAGAAAGTTACGTAGAAGAACTTCGTATGCAGCATATGTCTTATGAAAATGCACGCCAAGAAATGCGTGATATGACGGGAAGTATTGCGAATATAAAAGAAGAAATCGCAGAACTACAGCAACAAATTGGCGCTACTTTTGAACAAGAGACTGTTCTTTCGTTTGATATAAGTTTAGCGACGAAAGAATTAATTATGCAAACTGTGCAAAAGGCGCGTGAATTAGAATCGCAAAAAGCACAACTAGATGAACGTTTTAAAACGGCTCAGGAGCAATTAGAAGAGCAAGAAGAAAATATAAGACAAATCAGCCAGCAAATGTTAGCTGATGAAGAAAAAAATACGTTAGTTGAGAAAGAAAAATCATTTCAGGATGCGGCATTTTTAGGAATGGGCGCAGAGAGAATGAAGCGCAAGTATGAGGAAAAAGCAGGGGCGGCTATGCAAAAGAAAAAACAGTGGCAAAGAATTTGTCTTCTGTTACTTCTTATTAACACGCTTGTTTTATTCACGAGTCTATTTATAGATAACCGCGTGCTGTTATTTATTAGTGTGATTGTGTTTGTAGGGATTGTTTTAGCACTCGTTTTATATAAAGATCCTTCGGGTGGATTACAAGAAGAGCTTCTTACTCTTCAGCAAAGTGCTGGCGGACGACAAAGTGAAGAAGCGATGTCTGTTCGTTATCAGTTAGAAAAAGATGAAGAGATTCGTAAGCTATTTGAGCGTGAGTCGTATAAGTTGCAGCAAATGGAACGTGCTTATGATAAAGTCGTTTCATCTTATGAGGAATGGGAGAGAGAAACGTTCCAAATAGGAGAACAAGTAGGTGCGTATAAAACGCGCTATATGTTCCCTGAATTTTATACGTATGCACACATATTGCCAGCGTTTGAGCGTATTGAAAAAATGCAGCAATTATATCGTGAGCTAGATAAACAAGGCGAGCGGAAATCTTCATTGTATGAAATGATTTCGCACTTTGAGCATAAACTAGAAACTGTTATCGGTAGTAAAGAGTATAGTAATTTGCATGAGGCGCAAAGTCGTATGCAAAATGAAAAAGAGAAGCGTCAAACTTGTAAGCAGCTGAAAGAGAAGCTGGCGGAATGGCAAGAAGAATATGAGTTCATGCAGCAGCAATTAAAACAACTACTAGTAGAGCGAGATGGGTTATGGCATATCGCAGAATCTACAGATGAAGAGATGTTTTTAGAAGCAGGAAAATTGGCAGAGAAACGTGAAGACGCGGATAAGCAAGTGGGACGTTTATTACCTCAAATTGATTTGTTAGAACAGCGCTTAACGAGTTTGTCATTAGCTGAGCATTATGAGGCTGACGGTTATGATGAAAAATTAAAGCAAGAAATTACAGCCGCGCAAAACTGTCTGGCGCAAGAGAAAGAACTGACAGAGCGTATTGCGAAGCATCGAATAGAAATTGCGAATTTAGAAGAAGGCAGTACGTATGGTGATTTACTACATGAGTGGGAAATGAAAAAAGCGCAAGTGCGTGAACAAGTGAAGAAGTGGGCTGCATATGTGGCCGCAAAGACAGTATTAACGAAAACGAAGCAATATTATCATGAAGTGCATTTGCCGCGTATTTTACAAAAATCCGAAGAGTATTTCGTGTATTTAACAGGCGGGAGATATAGTAAAATATTCTCACCGTCAGAAGCGGAACCGTTCATTGTCGAACGTAACGATGGTATGCGTTTTTACAGTCATGAACTAAGCCAAGCGACAGCGGAGCAGTTATATTTATCATTGCGATTCGCGCTAGCGAAAACGTTTGAGCATGACTATCCATTTATTATTGATGATAGCTTCGTACATTTTGATGCGGTAAGGACGAATCGAACGATTGAACTTATAAAAGAAATTGCGAAAGATAGACAAGTTATCTTCTTTACATGCCATGCGCATTTATTAACGTATTTTACAGAAAATGAGATTATAAAATTAACACGTAAGCGTAAAGAAAATGAGTTGTAG
- a CDS encoding alpha/beta fold hydrolase yields the protein MKRFKFYMISGIVLVLLIVCNFVDKPIAKVEEVKDTVMMRLNTKESMAQIDGQTIYFKQIGEGKPPLLMLHGFGGSSDGFNDIYPELVKDHTIIAVDILGFGRSSKPIDFQYSFPTQVNLYYKLMKKLGYDQFAVLGHSMGGEMSLNLAYLYPDAVTHLVLADSTGIESFQQKESYEVPPLSTDLQTVTEITDYNKNEVKNSRDDKEHYDQLTKMRERRIAMEADKIKVPTLIIWGRHDKSVSWKNGELYHELFANSTFHIIEKGYHAPFRQEPIEFMEYVQAFFAKNPQ from the coding sequence TTGAAACGGTTTAAGTTTTATATGATTAGCGGTATTGTTCTTGTTTTATTAATAGTATGTAACTTCGTTGATAAGCCGATTGCGAAGGTTGAAGAAGTGAAAGATACTGTGATGATGAGGCTGAATACGAAAGAGAGTATGGCGCAGATTGATGGGCAGACGATTTATTTTAAGCAAATTGGTGAGGGGAAACCGCCTTTACTTATGCTTCACGGGTTCGGTGGTTCTTCAGATGGGTTTAATGATATTTATCCGGAACTTGTAAAGGACCATACGATTATTGCGGTTGATATTTTAGGGTTTGGGCGTTCTTCTAAACCAATTGATTTTCAGTATTCGTTTCCCACGCAAGTGAATTTATATTATAAGTTAATGAAGAAACTCGGATACGATCAATTCGCAGTACTTGGTCATTCGATGGGCGGAGAGATGTCTCTAAATTTAGCGTATTTATATCCGGATGCAGTAACGCATCTCGTTTTAGCGGATTCTACAGGAATAGAGTCTTTCCAGCAAAAAGAAAGTTATGAAGTGCCGCCACTATCGACAGACTTACAAACTGTAACAGAGATTACGGATTATAATAAAAATGAAGTGAAAAATAGTCGCGATGATAAAGAGCATTATGATCAGCTTACGAAAATGAGAGAGCGCCGCATTGCGATGGAAGCAGATAAAATTAAGGTACCGACTTTAATTATATGGGGACGACACGATAAGAGTGTTTCTTGGAAAAATGGTGAACTGTATCATGAGCTATTTGCAAATAGTACGTTCCATATCATTGAAAAAGGATACCACGCACCGTTTCGCCAGGAGCCAATCGAGTTTATGGAATATGTACAAGCGTTCTTCGCAAAGAATCCACAATAA
- a CDS encoding FadR/GntR family transcriptional regulator: protein MNMNEKKSFSKVSRRKLVDEVLERLQEKIFSGEYEVGDRLPTEPQLMEELGVGRSTLRESIKILVHAGILEVRQGQGTRIVSLNTTQDSFEKRLQAANINHVYEARNMLDKEVAMLAAQRRSDEDLLYLKGHLNKRKHALQEGNYVAYIDADIQFHLAIAKASKNEVLLDLYQSFVPALRHILSQFILNTVDYEDNSDIHEKLFQAIFKQNTEEARTYAVQNLELK from the coding sequence ATGAATATGAACGAAAAGAAATCTTTTTCAAAAGTTTCTCGGCGGAAATTAGTCGATGAAGTGCTAGAACGTCTACAAGAAAAAATCTTTTCTGGCGAGTATGAAGTTGGTGATCGCCTCCCTACAGAGCCGCAATTAATGGAAGAGTTAGGAGTAGGACGTTCAACATTGCGAGAAAGCATAAAGATATTAGTACATGCTGGCATATTAGAAGTTCGACAAGGACAAGGTACTCGTATTGTCTCACTCAATACAACGCAAGATTCATTTGAAAAACGATTGCAAGCAGCTAATATAAATCATGTGTATGAAGCACGAAATATGCTAGATAAAGAAGTAGCGATGTTAGCGGCACAGCGCCGAAGCGACGAGGATCTTTTATACTTAAAAGGACATTTGAATAAAAGAAAACATGCCCTTCAAGAAGGTAATTATGTAGCATACATAGATGCAGACATTCAGTTTCATTTAGCAATTGCAAAGGCGAGCAAAAACGAAGTTCTACTCGATTTGTATCAATCTTTCGTACCTGCCCTTCGCCACATTTTAAGCCAATTCATATTAAATACAGTGGACTATGAAGATAACTCTGACATTCATGAAAAGTTATTCCAAGCTATTTTTAAACAAAATACCGAAGAGGCACGAACATACGCCGTTCAAAATTTGGAGCTGAAATAA
- a CDS encoding response regulator, with translation MKHNVLIVDDHFVVREGLKLIIETSDSFQIIGEAANGEEALSFIEKKKPDVILMDLNMPKMSGLETIEALNEKQNHTPIIILTTYNEDELMLKGIELGAKGYLLKDTDRENLFRTLEAAIRGEILLQPNIMEKIVKYKRKEVHADKVAENNLTVKELFVLKAIARGYKNKEIAFDMGIAERTVKAYLTNIYNKLGVNSRSEAVAVSIERKLIHF, from the coding sequence ATGAAACATAACGTATTAATTGTAGATGATCATTTCGTTGTAAGAGAAGGTCTGAAATTAATAATAGAAACGAGTGATTCATTTCAAATTATAGGTGAGGCTGCAAACGGAGAAGAAGCCCTTTCTTTCATAGAAAAGAAGAAACCTGATGTCATTTTAATGGATTTGAATATGCCTAAAATGAGTGGTTTAGAAACAATTGAGGCTTTGAATGAAAAACAAAACCATACGCCGATTATTATATTAACTACTTATAACGAAGATGAATTAATGTTAAAGGGAATTGAGTTAGGGGCAAAAGGATATTTGCTAAAAGATACGGATCGAGAGAATTTGTTTCGAACATTGGAAGCGGCTATTCGAGGTGAGATTTTACTACAACCAAATATTATGGAAAAGATAGTGAAGTATAAAAGGAAAGAAGTACATGCTGATAAGGTTGCAGAAAATAACTTAACGGTTAAAGAATTGTTTGTGCTGAAAGCTATTGCGCGCGGATATAAGAATAAAGAAATTGCATTTGATATGGGAATAGCTGAGCGAACGGTAAAAGCATATTTAACAAATATATACAATAAATTAGGTGTTAATTCACGGTCAGAAGCAGTAGCTGTATCTATTGAAAGGAAGTTAATTCATTTTTAA
- the yhaM gene encoding 3'-5' exoribonuclease YhaM, translating into MKKKIVEYEVGEQVDVFLLIKTATKGLASNGKPFLTVILQDPSGDIEAKLWDVSPEVEKQYVAETIVKVAGDILNYKGRIQLRVKQIRVANENEVTDISDFVEKAPIKKEDMVEKITQYIFEMRNPNIQRLTRHLLNKHQNEFLEYPAATKNHHEFVSGLAYHVVSMLDLAKAISALYPSLDKDLLYAGVILHDLGKVFELSGPISTTYTLEGNLLGHISIMVNEIGKAAEELQIDAEEVLILQHIVLSHHGKAEWGSPKPPLVKEAEILHYIDNLDAKMNMMDRALGRTKPGEYTERVFALDNRSFYKPTFHN; encoded by the coding sequence ATGAAAAAGAAAATTGTAGAATATGAAGTTGGTGAACAAGTCGATGTTTTCTTGTTAATTAAAACAGCGACAAAAGGTCTCGCAAGCAATGGCAAGCCGTTTTTAACAGTAATCTTACAAGATCCAAGTGGAGATATTGAAGCAAAGCTATGGGACGTATCGCCAGAAGTTGAGAAACAATATGTAGCGGAAACAATCGTTAAAGTAGCTGGAGATATTCTAAACTATAAAGGACGTATTCAATTACGTGTGAAACAAATTCGTGTTGCGAATGAGAATGAAGTAACAGACATCTCAGACTTTGTAGAAAAAGCTCCAATAAAAAAAGAAGATATGGTTGAGAAAATTACGCAATACATATTTGAAATGAGAAACCCGAACATACAGCGTCTAACAAGACATTTGTTAAATAAGCATCAAAATGAATTTTTAGAATATCCAGCAGCGACAAAGAACCATCACGAGTTCGTATCTGGACTAGCTTATCACGTTGTATCGATGTTAGATTTAGCGAAAGCTATCTCGGCTCTGTACCCATCGTTAGATAAAGACTTACTATATGCGGGCGTTATTTTACACGATCTTGGTAAAGTATTTGAGCTATCTGGACCAATTTCTACGACGTATACGTTAGAAGGAAATTTACTAGGCCACATTTCTATCATGGTGAACGAAATTGGTAAAGCAGCAGAGGAACTACAAATCGATGCAGAGGAAGTATTAATCCTTCAGCACATCGTCCTTTCCCATCACGGAAAAGCAGAATGGGGTAGCCCAAAACCACCATTAGTGAAAGAAGCAGAAATTCTGCACTACATCGATAACTTAGATGCAAAAATGAACATGATGGACCGCGCATTAGGACGCACAAAACCAGGCGAATACACAGAACGTGTCTTTGCGCTTGATAATCGTTCGTTCTATAAGCCGACGTTCCATAATTAA
- a CDS encoding YhzD family protein, with product MGVYVLTVFEKDGSKALDESFEAATEKEAKAKGESILQEKGLYEKTHRCTSSAGKLVLFQR from the coding sequence ATGGGAGTATACGTTCTAACAGTCTTTGAAAAAGATGGTTCAAAAGCATTAGACGAATCATTCGAGGCAGCAACTGAAAAAGAAGCGAAAGCAAAAGGTGAATCTATTTTACAAGAAAAAGGATTGTATGAAAAAACACATCGCTGCACATCTTCTGCAGGTAAGCTCGTTTTATTCCAGCGCTAA
- a CDS encoding sensor histidine kinase has translation MKKINSNIDLDKNVLEAVFIPRRFIVLWITLVYIASVLLEFRNNIFSMDSFFFTIVIVIHTIFHWYASSLKNRQLLYFFFVQLFIVFLAAFIATNASIAIFVGLTPILIAQSLYVYNNIFKVMAVFTLMYAIFCAAISINYGVNKLAILISMFLLVLAIIIPFSYINKQQFDARNRIQSYIQELESAYMRVEELTLANERQRMARDLHDTLAQGLASLIMQLEAIDAHMQKGNTGRSQEIMKQTMIRARQTLHDARLVIDDLRHTTNSFNGAVKEEIQRFSEATSIHVRFTIQSPPYISSVVKEHCLYVISECLTNIAKHSQAADVNLNVEYIDDLEKLTIEVEDNGIGFDTRYIGKNPGHYGLIGLNERVRLIKGEIHILSEKMKGTKVYIQVPINKEGDSHET, from the coding sequence ATGAAAAAAATAAATTCAAATATAGATTTGGATAAAAATGTATTGGAAGCGGTATTTATTCCAAGAAGGTTTATTGTTTTATGGATTACACTCGTATATATAGCTTCAGTACTTTTAGAGTTTCGTAATAATATTTTCTCTATGGATAGTTTTTTCTTTACAATAGTCATTGTTATTCATACTATTTTTCATTGGTATGCGAGTTCATTAAAAAATAGGCAATTGTTGTACTTCTTTTTTGTACAACTTTTCATTGTGTTTTTGGCTGCGTTTATTGCAACAAATGCTTCGATAGCGATTTTTGTTGGATTAACTCCTATTTTAATCGCCCAAAGCTTATATGTTTATAACAATATATTTAAAGTAATGGCAGTTTTTACTCTTATGTATGCAATATTTTGTGCTGCAATTAGTATCAATTATGGTGTGAATAAATTAGCTATTCTTATCTCTATGTTTCTTTTAGTGTTAGCAATTATTATTCCTTTTTCTTATATTAATAAGCAGCAATTTGATGCACGTAATCGTATACAGAGCTATATTCAAGAGTTAGAGTCTGCATATATGAGAGTGGAAGAATTGACATTAGCTAATGAAAGGCAGCGTATGGCAAGAGATTTACATGATACGTTAGCGCAAGGTTTAGCAAGCTTAATTATGCAATTGGAAGCGATAGATGCCCATATGCAAAAAGGGAATACAGGACGATCTCAAGAGATTATGAAACAAACTATGATAAGAGCGAGACAAACTTTACATGATGCAAGGTTGGTTATTGATGATTTGCGTCATACTACTAATTCATTTAATGGAGCAGTAAAAGAAGAGATTCAACGTTTTTCTGAAGCTACGTCTATACATGTGAGATTTACTATCCAAAGTCCACCGTATATTTCAAGCGTAGTAAAAGAGCACTGCTTATATGTAATTAGTGAATGTTTAACGAATATCGCAAAACATTCGCAGGCAGCAGATGTAAATTTAAATGTTGAATATATCGATGATCTTGAAAAACTTACTATTGAAGTTGAAGATAATGGAATTGGTTTTGACACTAGATATATCGGTAAGAATCCTGGACATTATGGTTTAATTGGTCTAAATGAGCGTGTTCGATTGATTAAGGGAGAAATACATATATTGAGTGAAAAGATGAAAGGTACGAAAGTGTATATTCAAGTGCCTATAAATAAAGAAGGAGATAGCCATGAAACATAA
- a CDS encoding metallophosphoesterase family protein, whose translation MKQVKFIHAADLHLDSPFKGMEMNVPQSVWERMKQSTFESFERIVDKAIQERVDFVLLAGDLYDAETRSLRAQVFVREQMKRLSQYDIPVFIIHGNHDHLGGSWAAIEFPENVHVFTEPYVEEKSFYKDGELVASIYGFSYLQQAVTDNMTAQYTKMSDAPFHIGMLHGSVEGDAEHNRYAPFQIRELKEKQFDYWALGHIHKREILSEEPYIIYPGNIQGRHRKETGEKGAYLIELTKQGSQCSFFHTADVVWDEIEVNIDGLETVDDLMTSASSAMNECRREEEGTLLTVIFTGQGPLAPYLREDKRVEEIFHILAAGEERKDFVYAMKWKNETVSFAEIERLKEENHFVGSVLKELEAFTNMDGVLRTIWTSPVARNSIEAFTEEEKKEIQKEAENIILEQLFQQERDKK comes from the coding sequence GTGAAACAAGTGAAGTTTATACATGCGGCTGATTTGCATTTGGATAGTCCGTTTAAAGGGATGGAGATGAATGTACCACAGTCTGTTTGGGAGAGAATGAAGCAGAGTACGTTTGAATCGTTCGAGCGTATTGTTGATAAAGCGATTCAAGAGCGCGTTGATTTCGTATTACTAGCCGGGGATTTGTATGATGCGGAGACGAGAAGTTTGAGGGCGCAAGTGTTTGTGCGTGAGCAAATGAAGAGACTTTCGCAGTACGATATTCCCGTTTTTATTATTCATGGTAACCACGATCATTTAGGGGGAAGCTGGGCGGCAATTGAGTTTCCGGAAAATGTTCATGTGTTTACGGAGCCTTATGTAGAGGAGAAATCATTTTATAAAGATGGTGAGCTTGTAGCTTCTATTTATGGGTTTAGTTATTTGCAGCAAGCGGTAACGGATAATATGACAGCGCAGTATACGAAAATGAGTGATGCGCCTTTTCATATTGGAATGCTTCACGGAAGTGTGGAAGGGGATGCAGAGCATAATCGCTATGCACCGTTTCAAATTCGTGAGCTGAAGGAAAAGCAGTTTGATTATTGGGCTCTTGGCCATATACATAAACGTGAAATTTTATCAGAAGAGCCGTACATTATTTATCCAGGTAATATACAAGGGCGTCATCGTAAGGAGACGGGCGAGAAGGGTGCGTACCTTATTGAACTCACGAAACAAGGATCGCAGTGTTCATTTTTCCATACGGCGGATGTTGTGTGGGATGAGATAGAAGTGAATATTGATGGACTTGAAACTGTTGATGATCTTATGACGAGCGCGTCAAGTGCGATGAATGAATGCAGAAGAGAAGAGGAAGGTACGCTTTTAACTGTCATATTTACAGGACAGGGACCACTTGCTCCTTATTTGCGTGAAGACAAGCGCGTGGAAGAGATTTTTCATATTTTAGCAGCGGGAGAAGAGCGAAAAGACTTTGTATATGCGATGAAGTGGAAAAACGAGACGGTTTCTTTTGCGGAAATTGAACGTTTGAAAGAAGAAAATCATTTCGTCGGTAGTGTGCTGAAAGAGTTAGAAGCTTTCACAAATATGGACGGAGTGTTGCGCACCATTTGGACATCTCCTGTAGCGCGTAATAGCATTGAAGCTTTTACGGAAGAAGAGAAGAAAGAGATTCAAAAGGAAGCGGAAAATATTATTTTAGAGCAATTATTCCAGCAAGAGAGGGATAAAAAATGA